A region from the Sandaracinus amylolyticus genome encodes:
- a CDS encoding YkgJ family cysteine cluster protein, which yields MHDPLAAHRALVAKVDTFEAAVRARRDASMACRAGCSACCHTELSVCDVEAALVRDGLAVLDAAGRARVASRADVHDGRCVMLDDEGRCAIYDARPLVCRTQGLPLRYPDGVIPEAAIMARGKGPRGGALTWCPLNFQGEDHAPRAEDVLDAERVDAMLALSNREHVAHTGGDPTRRTSLRALAREITAELNEGNALC from the coding sequence ATGCACGACCCGCTCGCCGCACATCGCGCGCTCGTCGCGAAGGTCGACACGTTCGAGGCCGCGGTGCGCGCGCGCCGTGACGCGTCGATGGCGTGCCGCGCGGGCTGCAGCGCGTGCTGCCACACCGAGCTCTCGGTGTGCGACGTCGAGGCCGCGCTCGTGCGCGACGGTCTCGCCGTGCTCGACGCCGCCGGACGCGCGCGCGTCGCCTCGCGCGCCGACGTGCACGACGGTCGCTGCGTGATGCTCGACGACGAGGGTCGCTGCGCGATCTACGACGCACGTCCGCTGGTGTGCCGCACCCAGGGCCTGCCGCTGCGCTACCCCGACGGCGTGATCCCCGAGGCGGCGATCATGGCGCGCGGCAAGGGCCCGCGCGGCGGCGCGCTCACCTGGTGCCCGCTGAACTTCCAGGGCGAGGATCACGCACCGCGCGCCGAGGACGTGCTCGACGCGGAGCGCGTCGACGCGATGCTCGCGCTCTCGAACCGCGAGCACGTCGCACACACCGGAGGCGACCCGACGCGGCGCACGTCGCTGCGCGCGCTCGCGCGCGAGATCACGGCCGAATTGAACGAGGGAAACGCACTGTGCTAG
- a CDS encoding diguanylate cyclase domain-containing protein encodes MSLPPRGRATLPETDVDGAPRNGTDGAAPRPVLVVLNGPQIGHRLALDETAIEIGRDPSCDLPLRDPGIAWRHARIEPGPDGWSVVDLGQHGVEVDGMRVAKLLLSAADRIQIGATVLRFELHGAVEQAFDAAVEERLWRDDLTGLMSRRKLELEVGARLDAARANAGPAIGLAVIDLDRLKQINDLHGHLVGARVITEVGRVIGATVVSPAFACRLGGDEFAVALPGADLPAIEALAQRVLDAIAAMRVMHLGERLGVGASAGVALGPAQGDEVFTLLRAADEALFRAKNQGRGVVRT; translated from the coding sequence GTGAGCTTGCCGCCGCGAGGTCGGGCGACGCTGCCCGAGACCGACGTCGATGGCGCACCCCGGAACGGCACGGACGGGGCGGCACCGAGGCCGGTGCTGGTCGTGCTCAACGGGCCGCAGATCGGTCATCGCCTCGCGCTCGACGAGACCGCGATCGAGATCGGCCGCGACCCGTCGTGTGATCTCCCGCTGCGCGATCCCGGCATCGCGTGGCGGCACGCGCGCATCGAGCCCGGGCCCGACGGCTGGAGCGTCGTCGACCTCGGTCAGCACGGCGTCGAGGTCGACGGGATGCGCGTGGCGAAGCTGCTCTTGTCGGCCGCGGATCGCATCCAGATCGGCGCGACCGTGCTGCGCTTCGAGCTGCACGGCGCGGTGGAGCAGGCGTTCGACGCGGCGGTCGAGGAGCGCCTCTGGCGCGACGATCTCACCGGGCTGATGTCGCGCCGCAAGCTCGAGCTCGAGGTGGGCGCGCGGCTCGACGCAGCGCGCGCGAACGCAGGCCCGGCGATCGGGCTCGCGGTGATCGATCTCGATCGGCTCAAGCAGATCAACGACCTGCACGGGCACCTCGTGGGCGCGCGCGTGATCACCGAGGTCGGCCGCGTGATCGGCGCGACGGTCGTGTCGCCCGCGTTCGCGTGCCGGCTCGGGGGCGACGAATTCGCGGTCGCGCTGCCGGGCGCGGATCTGCCGGCGATCGAGGCGCTCGCGCAGCGCGTGCTCGACGCGATCGCGGCGATGCGCGTGATGCATCTGGGCGAGCGGCTCGGCGTCGGCGCGTCGGCGGGCGTCGCGCTCGGGCCCGCGCAGGGCGACGAGGTGTTCACGCTGCTGCGCGCTGCGGACGAAGCGCTGTTCCGCGCGAAGAACCAGGGGCGCGGCGTCGTCAGGACGTGA
- a CDS encoding chloride channel protein, with amino-acid sequence MSRWDHARERARFAIAVVITSALAAGVAVVVRGGIERTSELLFGEREVVAAFRTLPAWAALVAPALGALLGGLIASAAAARLPASHGVGDVMESVVLGRGRVSLRAALAKTISSMCAIVSGGSLGREGPLIQVGAALGGACGGVLGMSPSRTRILLATGTAAGFAAAYNTPIAATLFVIEIVTGVVALEVVVPVVVGAALATAISRITLGEMPFYGLRDYALVTPQQLASSIVLGPLGGLAGVLFMQMLSGGEALFARVKLPRALRAGLGGLIVGVIAIELPAVTGNGAEAIRELLDGRVVGLALLALLVAKPLATTASVSSGSAGGVFTPSMFLGASLGAVIASLLATGGIDAEREAFVGSFALIGMAAVVAATTHAPLMATVLAFEMSGDYALVLPLLAATSLATATARVMRRESIYAAEMRRKGVPWDGSLAHRLARAVHARDVLEQALVLPREMPLSEVHAELSARAARVAYATVDEGHVVAVDFRTLASADTRSGTLGEAGAKVDPITPDDDLPRMSERLWDAEWGELPVVDARGEVLGIVTRRGLLGAMDRELLQRDLLLTRMTWSDAEPGRLIELPRGHRIGAIDAPEELVGHVLDPIAVRRDLGLWVVAVRTGGARAPWRDSYESGAVVAGDRWLAMGPREAFEQLGQRTTRLPAA; translated from the coding sequence GTGAGTCGATGGGACCACGCCCGTGAGCGAGCGCGCTTCGCGATCGCGGTGGTGATCACCAGCGCGCTCGCGGCCGGCGTGGCGGTCGTGGTGCGCGGAGGCATCGAGCGCACGAGCGAGCTGCTCTTCGGAGAGCGCGAGGTCGTCGCGGCGTTCCGCACGCTGCCCGCGTGGGCGGCCCTCGTCGCGCCGGCGCTCGGCGCGCTGCTCGGTGGCCTGATCGCGTCGGCCGCGGCCGCGCGCCTCCCCGCGTCGCACGGCGTCGGCGACGTGATGGAGAGCGTGGTGCTCGGGCGCGGCCGCGTGTCGCTGCGCGCCGCGCTCGCGAAGACGATCTCGTCGATGTGCGCGATCGTCTCGGGCGGCTCGCTCGGTCGAGAAGGTCCGCTGATCCAGGTGGGCGCCGCGCTCGGCGGCGCATGCGGCGGCGTGCTCGGGATGTCGCCGTCGCGCACGCGCATCCTGCTCGCGACGGGCACCGCCGCGGGCTTCGCGGCCGCGTACAACACGCCGATCGCAGCGACGCTCTTCGTGATCGAGATCGTCACCGGCGTCGTCGCGCTCGAGGTCGTGGTGCCGGTCGTGGTCGGCGCCGCGCTCGCGACCGCGATCTCGCGCATCACGCTCGGCGAGATGCCGTTCTACGGGCTGCGCGATTACGCGCTCGTGACGCCCCAGCAGCTCGCGAGCTCGATCGTGCTCGGTCCGCTCGGCGGGCTCGCGGGCGTGCTCTTCATGCAGATGCTGAGCGGCGGCGAGGCGCTCTTCGCGCGCGTGAAGCTGCCGCGGGCGCTGCGCGCGGGGCTCGGTGGGCTGATCGTCGGCGTGATCGCGATCGAGCTGCCCGCGGTCACCGGCAACGGCGCGGAGGCGATCCGCGAGCTGCTCGACGGACGCGTCGTCGGGCTCGCGCTGCTCGCGCTGCTGGTCGCGAAGCCGCTCGCGACGACCGCGTCGGTGTCGTCGGGGAGCGCGGGCGGTGTGTTCACGCCGTCGATGTTCCTCGGCGCGTCGCTGGGCGCGGTGATCGCGTCGCTGCTCGCGACGGGCGGGATCGACGCGGAGCGCGAGGCGTTCGTGGGATCGTTCGCGCTGATCGGCATGGCCGCGGTGGTCGCCGCGACGACGCACGCGCCGCTGATGGCGACGGTGCTCGCGTTCGAGATGAGCGGCGACTACGCGCTCGTGCTCCCGCTGCTCGCAGCGACGTCGCTCGCGACCGCGACCGCGCGCGTGATGCGTCGCGAGTCGATCTACGCGGCGGAGATGCGGCGCAAGGGCGTGCCGTGGGACGGCTCGCTCGCACATCGGCTCGCGCGCGCCGTGCACGCGCGCGACGTGCTGGAGCAGGCGCTGGTGCTGCCGCGCGAGATGCCGCTCTCCGAGGTCCACGCCGAGCTCTCGGCGCGCGCGGCGCGCGTCGCGTACGCGACGGTCGACGAGGGGCACGTGGTCGCGGTCGACTTCCGCACGCTCGCGAGCGCCGACACGCGGAGCGGGACGCTCGGTGAAGCGGGCGCGAAGGTCGATCCGATCACGCCCGACGACGATCTGCCGCGCATGAGCGAGCGCCTCTGGGACGCGGAGTGGGGCGAGCTCCCGGTCGTCGACGCGCGCGGCGAGGTCCTCGGGATCGTGACGCGACGCGGCCTGCTCGGCGCGATGGATCGCGAGCTCTTGCAGCGCGATCTCTTGCTGACGCGCATGACGTGGTCCGACGCCGAGCCCGGGCGCCTGATCGAGCTGCCGCGCGGGCATCGGATCGGCGCGATCGACGCGCCCGAGGAGCTCGTGGGGCACGTGCTCGATCCGATCGCGGTGCGCCGCGACCTCGGCCTCTGGGTGGTCGCGGTGCGAACCGGCGGGGCGCGCGCGCCGTGGCGCGACTCGTACGAGAGCGGCGCGGTCGTGGCGGGCGACCGCTGGCTCGCGATGGGCCCGCGCGAGGCGTTCGAGCAGCTCGGTCAGCGCACGACGAGGCTCCCCGCGGCGTGA
- a CDS encoding serine/threonine-protein kinase: MNVAPGAVVAGRFRLELPLGSGGMADVWRAQDLATQRPVALKLLRPQIAASAEAMQRLKREGEVLSALSHPAIVRVETYGQLDNDAVFVAMELLEGETLGARMRRGPMQPLELAPVVAGTCAALAAAHAKGIVHRDLKPDNVFLVPLASGAAGEPQVKLLDFGISKVFGGDRLTYTGEVLGTPRYMSPEQLGAEPDIDARADVYALGVILYEAMAAKPPFLASTPTDLIVAILHGKVAPLRSLRPDLTAAIEAVVMRAMARAREARWASATDLADAFLDAAGATSRARALPKKVLRTQALGGAGLVGGGSVPPPPQPAHPAPASAMVPSPAPRAGASSDALRPGTFSAFGVIDETELRASLPSPPKAAPATLVMASADAPVPPPAAARPEVAPSEPRAQRGASDSWREQAPSPASSSGWDAPAPAPPPSSPMLGRVLLIVAGLLAGAISAALAVAALHYMRTPESAPPPPAPSTTSTTSAPAPSPTTPAPDVPAVPAAPEPEASELPVAPDVPEDEEVARPTSRRARRERAATAEPEPAEPEPEQPTVLDPLELASRALAEGDPNLCVTILDELIGRGATPFAIKRRADCELRAGRRADAIRDYQRFCQIAPDHPAISSVREQLAGMGLTCP, encoded by the coding sequence GTGAACGTCGCGCCGGGCGCGGTGGTCGCGGGCCGATTCCGCCTCGAGCTGCCGCTCGGATCGGGCGGCATGGCGGACGTGTGGCGCGCGCAGGATCTCGCGACGCAGCGCCCGGTCGCGCTGAAGCTGCTGCGACCGCAGATCGCGGCGAGCGCCGAGGCGATGCAGCGCCTGAAGCGCGAGGGCGAGGTGCTGAGCGCGCTCTCGCACCCCGCGATCGTGCGCGTCGAGACGTACGGGCAGCTCGACAACGACGCGGTGTTCGTCGCCATGGAGCTGCTCGAGGGCGAGACGCTCGGAGCCCGCATGCGGCGCGGGCCGATGCAGCCGCTCGAGCTCGCGCCGGTCGTCGCGGGCACGTGCGCGGCGCTGGCGGCGGCGCACGCGAAGGGCATCGTCCATCGCGACCTCAAGCCGGACAACGTGTTCCTCGTGCCGCTCGCGAGCGGCGCCGCGGGCGAGCCGCAGGTGAAGCTGCTCGACTTCGGCATCTCGAAGGTGTTCGGGGGCGATCGCCTGACGTACACGGGCGAGGTGCTCGGGACGCCGCGCTACATGTCGCCCGAGCAGCTCGGCGCGGAGCCCGACATCGATGCGCGCGCCGACGTCTACGCGCTGGGCGTGATCCTCTACGAGGCGATGGCGGCGAAGCCGCCGTTCCTCGCGTCGACGCCGACGGATCTGATCGTCGCGATCCTGCACGGGAAGGTCGCGCCGCTGCGCTCGCTGCGTCCCGATCTCACGGCGGCGATCGAGGCGGTGGTGATGCGCGCGATGGCGCGCGCGAGAGAAGCGCGCTGGGCGAGCGCGACCGATCTCGCCGACGCGTTCCTCGACGCGGCGGGCGCGACGTCGCGGGCGCGCGCGCTGCCGAAGAAGGTGCTGCGCACGCAGGCGCTCGGCGGGGCCGGGCTCGTGGGCGGAGGGAGCGTGCCTCCGCCGCCGCAGCCCGCGCATCCCGCGCCCGCGAGCGCGATGGTGCCGAGCCCGGCGCCGCGCGCCGGTGCGTCGTCGGACGCGCTGCGACCGGGCACGTTCAGCGCGTTCGGCGTGATCGACGAGACGGAGCTGCGCGCGTCGCTGCCGAGCCCTCCGAAAGCCGCGCCCGCGACGCTGGTGATGGCGAGCGCGGATGCGCCGGTGCCGCCGCCGGCGGCGGCGCGGCCCGAGGTCGCGCCGAGCGAGCCGCGAGCGCAGCGCGGCGCGTCGGACTCGTGGCGCGAGCAGGCGCCCTCGCCCGCGAGCTCGAGCGGGTGGGACGCGCCCGCGCCCGCGCCGCCGCCGTCGAGCCCGATGCTGGGGCGCGTGCTGCTGATCGTCGCGGGCCTGCTCGCGGGCGCGATCAGCGCGGCGCTCGCGGTCGCGGCGCTCCACTACATGCGCACGCCGGAGTCGGCGCCGCCTCCGCCCGCTCCGTCGACGACGTCGACGACGAGCGCGCCCGCGCCGAGCCCGACGACGCCCGCGCCCGACGTGCCCGCTGTGCCCGCAGCGCCCGAGCCGGAGGCGAGCGAGCTCCCCGTCGCGCCCGACGTGCCGGAGGACGAAGAGGTCGCGCGCCCGACGTCGCGTCGCGCGCGTCGCGAGCGTGCTGCGACGGCGGAGCCCGAGCCCGCCGAGCCCGAGCCCGAGCAGCCGACGGTGCTCGATCCGCTCGAGCTCGCGTCGCGCGCGCTCGCCGAGGGTGATCCGAACCTCTGCGTCACGATCCTCGACGAGCTGATCGGTCGCGGCGCGACGCCCTTCGCGATCAAGCGCCGCGCCGACTGCGAGCTGCGCGCCGGGCGGCGCGCCGACGCGATCCGCGACTACCAGCGCTTCTGCCAGATCGCACCCGATCACCCGGCGATCTCGAGCGTGCGCGAGCAGCTCGCGGGGATGGGGCTCACGTGCCCGTGA
- a CDS encoding RsmB/NOP family class I SAM-dependent RNA methyltransferase, which yields MATRVLHRIATEGAWASPALDAEIERAGLDARDAALATEIVYGTLRTLPSIDRALASKQTKKGELEPLTRATLRAAQYQLAHLSGAPSHAVVSDAVSIVRAQRGEGLSRFANAVLRALARERPSSPERATRLEVPKWLEGEMTRGLGAERAEAFLRARPLPPPIALRVELTRTTREALATRIREARPSGTVREGVLSPRALLVSGVGDPRALPGWDEGLFAVQDEGSQVVAALLDARAGESIADACAGRGGKTALLVSQVGASGSVTAIDLHERKLEQIDGELARLGLPRDHARIEARDLSVGVGGLERAFDRVLVDAPCTGLGTIHRRPELLLRLTPADPARMGALQLAIARNAAKMVKPGGVLAFAVCSPTRAEGPEVAARMEREIPGLTRLVDHVEGVPLAPDDDGVWRIGPFGIASDEGPDAYQVVRFGITS from the coding sequence GTGGCGACGCGCGTGCTGCACCGGATCGCCACCGAGGGCGCGTGGGCCTCGCCCGCGCTCGACGCGGAGATCGAGCGCGCCGGGCTCGACGCGCGCGACGCCGCGCTCGCGACCGAGATCGTCTACGGCACGCTGCGCACGCTGCCCTCGATCGATCGCGCGCTCGCGTCGAAGCAGACGAAGAAGGGCGAGCTCGAGCCGCTCACGCGCGCGACGCTGCGCGCGGCGCAGTACCAGCTCGCGCACCTCTCGGGGGCGCCCTCGCACGCGGTGGTCTCCGACGCGGTGTCGATCGTCCGCGCGCAGCGCGGCGAAGGGCTCTCGCGCTTCGCGAACGCGGTGCTGCGCGCCCTCGCGCGCGAGCGTCCGTCATCACCCGAGCGCGCGACGAGGCTCGAGGTCCCGAAGTGGCTCGAGGGCGAGATGACGCGCGGGCTCGGAGCCGAGCGCGCCGAGGCGTTCCTCCGCGCGCGCCCGCTCCCCCCGCCGATCGCGCTGCGCGTGGAGCTCACGCGCACGACGCGCGAGGCGCTCGCGACGCGCATCCGCGAGGCGCGCCCGAGCGGCACGGTGCGCGAGGGCGTGCTCTCTCCGCGCGCGCTGCTCGTCAGCGGGGTGGGCGATCCGCGCGCGCTGCCGGGATGGGACGAGGGGCTCTTCGCGGTGCAGGACGAGGGCTCGCAGGTCGTCGCCGCGCTGCTCGATGCGCGCGCGGGCGAGTCGATCGCGGACGCGTGCGCCGGCCGCGGCGGAAAGACCGCGCTGCTCGTGTCGCAGGTCGGCGCGAGCGGCAGCGTGACCGCGATCGATCTCCACGAGCGCAAGCTCGAGCAGATCGACGGCGAGCTCGCGCGCCTCGGCCTGCCGCGGGATCACGCGCGCATCGAGGCGCGTGATCTGTCGGTCGGCGTCGGCGGGCTCGAGCGCGCGTTCGATCGCGTGCTCGTCGACGCGCCGTGCACCGGGCTCGGCACGATCCACCGACGCCCCGAGCTGCTCCTGCGCCTCACGCCCGCCGATCCCGCGCGCATGGGCGCGCTGCAGCTCGCGATCGCGCGCAACGCCGCGAAGATGGTGAAGCCCGGCGGCGTGCTCGCGTTCGCGGTGTGCTCGCCGACGCGCGCCGAAGGGCCCGAGGTCGCGGCGCGGATGGAGCGCGAGATCCCCGGTCTCACGCGGCTCGTCGATCACGTCGAGGGCGTCCCGCTCGCGCCCGACGACGACGGCGTGTGGCGCATCGGTCCGTTCGGCATCGCGAGCGACGAAGGGCCCGACGCGTATCAGGTCGTGCGCTTCGGGATCACGTCCTGA
- a CDS encoding response regulator produces the protein MNALVLIAEPDPFNLRLLQEVCEAAGHEVVTALEGGAALDLVARKRPDLALIDVGLPMHAPLPTPVVPGDDSLGGLEVLRVLKADPELKAIPVLVTTPADDVESRRASIVLGAEDYVARPYRVFEIQQRIRNALRRVIAERRLLSLGDEELLDPLTRAGSAAQMQISIEYEMTRAVRYGHPLSCVSLRVAGLGRVIAEHGREAGDGVLVQLTQGVRGCIRAIDHLFRADRDELVVLLPETSAGDAKTVVRRLREREESGGLAGAATGAPLGLEIGVAGRPESRATDGPALLAAARSSRRPLAKV, from the coding sequence GTGAACGCGCTCGTCCTCATCGCAGAGCCGGATCCCTTCAACCTCCGGCTCCTGCAGGAGGTCTGCGAGGCCGCGGGCCACGAGGTCGTCACCGCGCTCGAAGGCGGCGCCGCGCTCGATCTCGTCGCGCGCAAGCGCCCCGATCTCGCGCTGATCGACGTCGGCCTGCCGATGCACGCGCCGCTGCCGACGCCGGTCGTGCCCGGCGACGATTCGCTCGGTGGGCTCGAGGTGCTCCGCGTGCTGAAGGCGGATCCCGAGCTCAAGGCGATCCCGGTGCTCGTCACCACGCCCGCCGACGACGTCGAGAGCCGTCGCGCGTCGATCGTGCTCGGCGCCGAGGACTACGTCGCGCGCCCGTATCGCGTGTTCGAGATCCAGCAGCGCATCCGCAACGCGCTGCGGCGCGTGATCGCCGAGCGCCGTCTGCTCTCGCTCGGCGACGAGGAGCTGCTCGATCCGCTGACGCGCGCCGGCAGCGCGGCGCAGATGCAGATCAGCATCGAGTACGAGATGACGCGCGCGGTGCGCTACGGACATCCGCTCTCGTGCGTGAGCCTGCGCGTCGCGGGGCTCGGTCGCGTCATCGCGGAGCACGGGCGCGAGGCGGGCGACGGCGTGCTCGTGCAGCTCACGCAAGGCGTGCGCGGGTGCATCCGGGCGATCGATCACCTGTTCCGCGCGGATCGCGACGAGCTCGTCGTGCTGCTTCCCGAGACGAGCGCGGGCGACGCGAAGACCGTCGTGCGCCGGCTGCGCGAGCGCGAAGAGAGCGGCGGGCTCGCGGGCGCGGCGACCGGCGCGCCGCTCGGGCTCGAGATCGGCGTCGCGGGGCGGCCCGAGTCGCGCGCGACCGACGGCCCCGCGCTCCTCGCCGCCGCGCGGTCGAGCCGGCGTCCGCTCGCGAAGGTCTGA
- the rseP gene encoding RIP metalloprotease RseP: MAIVYFVVLVGVLIFVHELGHFAWAKFFGVKVLKFSLGFGPRIAGIQRGDTEYVIAAFPLGGYVRMLGETPNDTVAPEDAGRSFAEQPLWKRFVIVLAGPAMNLAFPVLLYFVVAYVGPNEHIPATIGTVFPDRPAAEHLLPGDRIVAIDGDEISTWIELNAIVTPSAGRPLVFTIERDGQQIERSITPTWSEEERPLDLRARVGRIGVSYSHPLAVIGITSPSQPAAAAGLRTFDRVVAAGGRPIERWIDLQAVLERNRGSMLPITYLRPQRLTDALSGLADLDLYEPHVATLTPEGGSGSGIDRAGLESSDLYVARVVAGSAEHRAGLLPGDRLISIDGQPILLWPQFLENVRAHAGEERTLVWKRNDQEIARRIQLTCERTVEGGVISYRYGFEHFAPTTTDPLVPHPAPFGYALRESLSATWMMIELTGVSLVRLFQGRVSPTEVGGPLEIARQAQIAARGGSLSFLQLMAFISINLGLLNLLPIPVLDGGHLFFFAVEGISRRPVSRRLRELASLTGLAMLVIVMVLVFTNDVARQWPDIVAAFEALE; the protein is encoded by the coding sequence GTGGCGATCGTCTACTTCGTCGTGTTGGTCGGCGTGCTCATCTTCGTGCACGAGCTCGGCCACTTCGCGTGGGCGAAGTTCTTCGGGGTGAAGGTCCTGAAGTTCTCGCTGGGCTTCGGGCCGCGCATCGCCGGCATCCAGCGCGGCGACACCGAGTACGTCATCGCCGCGTTCCCGCTCGGCGGCTACGTCCGCATGCTCGGCGAGACGCCGAACGACACCGTCGCGCCCGAGGACGCAGGGCGCTCGTTCGCGGAGCAGCCGCTCTGGAAGCGCTTCGTGATCGTGCTCGCCGGGCCGGCGATGAACCTCGCGTTCCCGGTGCTGCTCTACTTCGTCGTCGCGTACGTCGGGCCCAACGAGCACATCCCCGCGACGATCGGCACCGTGTTCCCCGATCGCCCCGCGGCCGAGCACCTCCTGCCCGGCGATCGCATCGTCGCGATCGACGGCGACGAGATCTCGACGTGGATCGAGCTCAACGCGATCGTGACGCCGAGCGCGGGGCGTCCGCTGGTCTTCACCATCGAGCGCGACGGCCAGCAGATCGAGCGCTCGATCACGCCGACGTGGAGCGAGGAGGAGCGACCGCTCGATCTGCGCGCGCGCGTCGGGCGCATCGGCGTCTCGTACTCGCACCCGCTCGCGGTGATCGGCATCACGTCGCCCTCGCAGCCCGCCGCCGCGGCGGGGCTGCGCACGTTCGATCGCGTGGTCGCGGCGGGCGGTCGCCCGATCGAGCGATGGATCGATCTGCAGGCGGTGCTCGAGCGCAACCGCGGCTCGATGTTGCCCATCACGTACCTGCGCCCGCAGCGGCTCACGGACGCGCTCTCGGGCCTCGCCGATCTCGATCTCTACGAGCCGCACGTCGCGACGCTCACGCCCGAGGGCGGCTCGGGGAGCGGCATCGATCGCGCGGGGCTCGAGAGCAGCGATCTGTACGTCGCGCGTGTCGTCGCGGGCTCGGCCGAGCACCGCGCCGGGCTGCTCCCGGGGGATCGCCTGATCTCGATCGACGGCCAGCCCATCCTGCTGTGGCCGCAGTTCCTCGAGAACGTGCGCGCGCACGCGGGCGAAGAGCGCACGCTGGTCTGGAAGCGCAACGACCAGGAGATCGCGCGGCGGATCCAGCTGACCTGCGAGCGCACCGTCGAGGGCGGCGTCATCTCGTATCGCTACGGGTTCGAGCACTTCGCGCCGACGACGACGGACCCGCTGGTGCCGCACCCGGCGCCCTTCGGCTACGCGCTGCGCGAGTCGCTCAGCGCGACGTGGATGATGATCGAGCTGACCGGCGTGTCGCTGGTGCGTCTCTTCCAGGGACGCGTCTCGCCCACCGAGGTGGGCGGCCCGCTGGAGATCGCGCGTCAGGCGCAGATCGCGGCGCGCGGCGGCTCGCTCTCGTTCCTGCAGCTCATGGCGTTCATCTCGATCAACCTCGGGCTGCTCAACCTGCTGCCGATCCCGGTGCTCGACGGTGGGCACCTCTTCTTCTTCGCGGTCGAGGGCATCTCGCGCCGCCCGGTGAGCCGAAGGCTGCGCGAGCTCGCGTCGCTCACCGGGCTCGCGATGCTCGTCATCGTGATGGTGCTCGTGTTCACGAACGACGTCGCGCGGCAGTGGCCGGACATCGTGGCGGCGTTCGAAGCGCTGGAGTGA
- a CDS encoding sigma-54 interaction domain-containing protein: MRMGSEEGSVMASEGDAAPSSGRAQMSAPRAGAARAELTLRDGARVAIEVLDHDDADRLANRGLAAATTEIERALGHREEPVTHHPKIVGRSAPMLALFRMLERIRNSDATVLVLGENGTGKELVARSIHDQSRRGNKPFVATNCSAFNDNLLESELFGHKRGAFTGAVNDKPGLFEVANGGTFFMDEVGDMSPGMQVKLLRVLQEGVFMPVGGTEPKHVDVRIIAATNRDLASMVRQGTFREDLYYRLHVVSVRVPPLRERRDDVPVLVTHFLTKLGKRDKREKLLTPRTLERLVAHEWPGNVRELENEMERLWVLSGDDRVIDEDLLSPAIGKRRAPVAPPPSAEPTTQIATSAEPVSAGPPPSLPDAVETLERRMITEELRRARGNKTKAAEALGISRRNLIRKVQAYGLEDAGKSRPGPRP; encoded by the coding sequence ATGCGGATGGGCTCCGAGGAAGGCAGCGTGATGGCGAGCGAGGGCGATGCGGCACCTTCTTCCGGCCGCGCCCAGATGAGCGCCCCCCGCGCCGGAGCTGCGCGCGCCGAGCTCACGCTGCGCGACGGAGCGCGCGTCGCGATCGAGGTGCTCGACCACGACGACGCGGACCGCCTCGCGAACCGCGGGCTCGCGGCGGCGACCACGGAGATCGAGCGCGCGCTCGGTCACCGCGAGGAGCCGGTCACGCACCACCCGAAGATCGTCGGGCGCAGCGCGCCGATGCTCGCGCTCTTCCGCATGCTCGAGCGCATCCGGAACAGCGACGCGACGGTGCTCGTGCTCGGCGAGAACGGCACCGGCAAGGAGCTCGTCGCGCGCTCGATCCACGATCAGAGCCGCCGCGGCAACAAGCCCTTCGTCGCGACGAACTGCAGCGCGTTCAACGACAACCTGCTCGAGAGCGAGCTCTTCGGACACAAGCGCGGCGCGTTCACCGGCGCGGTGAACGACAAGCCGGGCCTCTTCGAGGTCGCGAACGGCGGCACGTTCTTCATGGACGAGGTCGGCGACATGTCGCCGGGCATGCAGGTGAAGCTCCTGCGCGTCCTCCAGGAGGGCGTGTTCATGCCCGTCGGCGGCACCGAGCCCAAGCACGTCGACGTGCGCATCATCGCGGCGACGAACCGCGATCTCGCGTCGATGGTGCGCCAGGGCACGTTCCGCGAGGACCTCTACTACCGCCTCCACGTCGTGTCGGTGCGCGTGCCGCCGCTGCGCGAGCGTCGCGACGACGTGCCGGTGCTCGTCACGCACTTCCTCACGAAGCTCGGCAAGCGCGACAAGCGCGAGAAGCTGCTCACGCCGCGCACCCTCGAGCGCCTCGTCGCGCACGAGTGGCCGGGCAACGTGCGCGAGCTCGAGAACGAGATGGAGCGCCTCTGGGTGCTCTCGGGCGACGACCGCGTCATCGACGAGGATCTGCTCAGCCCCGCGATCGGCAAGCGCCGCGCGCCCGTCGCGCCGCCGCCCAGCGCGGAGCCCACGACGCAGATCGCGACGAGCGCCGAGCCGGTGAGCGCCGGCCCGCCGCCCTCGCTGCCCGACGCGGTCGAGACGCTCGAGCGCCGCATGATCACCGAGGAGCTGCGCCGCGCGCGCGGCAACAAGACGAAGGCCGCGGAGGCGCTCGGCATCAGCCGCCGCAACCTGATCCGCAAGGTGCAGGCATACGGGCTCGAGGACGCGGGCAAGTCCCGCCCCGGCCCGCGCCCCTGA